The genomic window GACACAATTAATATACCGCGCAATACGCCAAAACAGACGCCTAACACACGATCAGTGCCTGATAATCCAGTTTTCTCAACTAACGAACTAATTACATAATTGACTACAGCACCTACAATTAACGTTGCGATAAATAAGATCGCAATGGCAATACCATTTCTGATCAGCGGGTCGTCAAAACGAGTCAGATAAGTTGCCAGATAAGGATAAAATTGACTAGCAACAAAAAAAGCACAACCCCAGGTAATCAGTGATAAAGCTTCTCGTACAAAACCACGAATTAAACTAACCAAGGCAGAAAAACCAATAATGGCAATAATAGCGTAATCAATCCAAACCATAATTTTAATCCAAGAAATTAAACATTCAGCATGGTCGAACGCATTCTAGCAGAAAACGAAAACGTTTGCGTTAGATATTTTGCTGAACAGCGGCAAAAATTTGCGGCGAAAAGATAAATCATGATCGCCGCGTAAGTAATTAATATAATCGATTAGTATCAATATGTTTTGTCTATTAGTACATACCCATTTTAAGGCTTATAACTGCGTATTTGACCTTGTAAGCCGGTTAAATCTTTCAATTCCGACAAACTGGACTGCAATTTTTCTCTCGACGCATTTGGGCCAATAAAAATTCGTGTCAATTGACCATTAACCGGTAATGATGGCTCAGTGTAGACCTGATAGCCAGATAAACGTAATCTAGCAATAATCTCTTCCACTTTTGCTGCATTTTTTAGTACGCCCAACTGAATGACATAAGCCCGTCCCTGTGGTGCTTTGCTTTTCTCATTCGACTTAGTACTTTGTTCTGGCTCCAACGCTGGTTTTTCAACTTTAGCTACGGATTTTGGCTTTGCTTGTTGTTGAACGGACTGACTATCTGCTAATTTGCTCTTTGAATCAGAAATAGCTTCAGAAATCATTGCTTGTGCAGCGCTCTCTGAGGGTGTCACTAGTGGTTTTGGATTAATTGGCGCAATAGGTTCAATTTCATATTCATCGCTGGCTTTAGGCACCAAAGGGATCGCGGCAAATTCAGTTTCATTGTATTTCTTATTCCCATCCAATAATACCGGTAATACAATAACGCCAACGGCAACAATAACAATCGTTCCCACCAAACGGTTTTGAAACTTACTGGCCACTTAAGCTTTCCTCTTTTGTCTGCAGTTCCATAACTTCAGCGACAGTATGAAATGAGCCACAAACCACTACAATATCCTGTTCATTAGCTTGACTTATTGCTTGCAACCAGGCATCTTTGACCGTATCAAATTGGTAAGGTGAATCAACATATTGTGCTAATTGTGCAGCATCAGCGCCGCGTATTTCGCTTAATGAAGCGAGATACCATTTATCAACCTGCGGTGCCAGATAAGATAAAGTACTTTTTATATCTTTATCGGCTAACATAGCGACAACTGCATAAACTTTAGTATTTTTCTGCCTGGGCAAGCGAGAGAGTCTGTCGGCTAAATAAGCCGCCGCATGGGGATTATGGGCAACATCTAAAATTACACAAGGTTGCTGGCTAATAATTTGAAAACGGCCTGGTAATTTTGCCTTAATTAATCCCCGGTGAATAGCCTGCAATGATATGGCCCGACTAATGGCATCACCCTCTTTGATTAAACAATCAATAATTGCCAATGCTGTTGCAGCATTAGCTAATGGGACATTTGGCAAAGGTAACTGCTTAAAATCTTGCTCATGGGATTGCCAATGCCAATGATCATTTTGTGGTTCAAATTGCCAATCTACCCCACAACGAAATAACTTTGCGCCCAAAGCTTGAGCTACCTCATTAATCGACTTTGGCATATCTGGTTCACCCACAACCGCATAGCGTGCTGAACGAAAAATACCGGCCTTTTGATAACCAATCTGTTCCCGATCACTACCCAGCCAATCAATGTGATCCAATGCAATACTGGTGATCGCAGCAATATTCGCATCCACAATATTGGTGGCATCTAATCGTCCACCTAAACCGACTTCTAAAATAACCACATCAAGTTTAGCTTGTTTAAATAATTGCAAAGCTGCTAAGGTACCATATTCAAAGTAGGTCAACGTTGTTGTGCCGCGTTTAGATTCAATATCAGCAAAAACGCGGCAAAATTCCTCTTCAGGCAACATCTTACCTTGGATCCTAACACGCTCAGTATAATCCAGCAGGTGTGGAGAGCTATAAACGCCGACTTTTAATCCGGCTTCAATTAAAATAGATTCCAATGTATGGCAGGTGGTTCCTTTACCATTTGTTCCTGCAACCGTAACCACTTTCGGCGCCGGTTGTAAAAGATCCAGTTGACGAGCAACAACACCAACCCGCTCCAGCCCCATATCGATAATTTTATTATGCTGATTGGTTAAATAAGTTAACCAGCTAGCTAACGAAGAGGTCGCCTCTGGTATCATCAAAGGATCAGATATATTGTCATTTTTGATCGGATTTGTTGTCAATTTCGGGTTTCTCACGATAGGGTGGCTCCAGATCATCGTCAACTAAGGTAATTATATCCATTTGGCTTGCGTCTTGTACGTTTTGATGAGTTAACATAGCCAGTATTTCAGCTAGTTTATCCCGCATTTCAGGCCGTCTGACAATCATATCAATCGCGCCCTTTTCTATCAGGAATTCACTGCGTTGAAAACCTGCTGGCAATTTTTCACGTACTGTTTGCTCAATAACCCGCGGGCCTGCAAAGCCAATTAGCGCTTTCGGCTCAGCAACATTAATATCACCTAGCATGGCTAAACTTGCTGATACGCCCCCCATGGTTGGATCGGTAAGTACTGAAATATAAGGAAGCCCTCGCTCCTGCATCTTCGCCAGTGCCGCACTGGTTTTTGCCATTTGCATCAACGACATTAATGCTTCTTGCATGCGAGCACCACCACTGGCAGAAAAACAGACTAATGGACAATTATCTTCCAGTGCTTGCTCAACCGCACGTACAAAACGTGCACCAACAACCGAAGCCATTGAGCCACCCATAAAAGCAAATTCAAAAGCTGCCGCAATAACCGGCATACCTTTAAGCGTGCCTTTCATCACAATTAAAGCATCTTTTTCATGTGTCGCTTTTTGTGCCGCTGATATGCGATCTTTATATTTCTTTGAATCACGAAATTTCAAAATATCTTTCGGTTCTAATTCACTACCTAATTCCGCCGTGGTTCCTTCATCAAGAAAAGAAGCCAGGCGTTGGCGGGCCGAAATACGCATATGATGATCACATTTTGGACATACGGCTAAATTACTTTCTAATTCAGCACGATAGAGCACTTGCCCGCAGCTATCACATTTTGTCCAAACCCCTTCAGGGATACTCGCTTTGCGGGTCTGGGTAATATTGCTTTTATTAAGAATCTTTTCAATCCAGCTCATTAATAGACCTTTCTGTCTGAAATTACATTATCAGTCTCATTATTATGTTAATCATTAAACCACAATGCCAAAGCATAGTGGATAAAAAACTGATCAAACCTGCTAATGACTATCTATTTTTTTGGTTTAACAACCTGTTTTTCTTTAATTGATGCTCGACGATAGCGCCAAATCTCAATAATACCCGGCAGAATAGAAATTAAAATAATTGCCACAATTAATAATTTTAAATTCTGCTGAACAATTGGCAAATCACCAAAAAAGTAACCCGCATAAGTAAATAATAGAACCCATAATAAAGCCCCTGCCACATTATAAAAAGCAAAATGCCGATAGGACATTTTTCCCATCCCTGCGACAAATGGAGCAAATGTTCTAATAATAGGTATAAATCTAGCTAAGATAATCGCTTTACCGCCATGTTTTTCATAAAATTGGTGCGTTTTTTCCAAATAGATCCGGCGAAAAATTCTTGAGTTGGGATTCCGAAATAGACGTTCGCCGAATAAGCGACCAATAGTATAATTAACAGCATCACCAATAACCGCAGCAATAATTATTAATACTACCATTAAATGAACGTTTAGATCATTACTCTCCAGTGCCGTTAATGCACCAGCAACAAATAATAGCGAGTCACCCGGTAAAAAAGGCGTAACAATTAGTCCAGTTTCACAAAATACTATCAAAAATAAAATGGCATATAGCCAAATGCCATACTTAGCCACCAATTCAGCTAAATGGAGATCAATGTGTATAATAAAATCAATAATAAAAGTAATAAATTCCATAAAAAATCCAATAGTTGGCAACTTTAACACTGCCTATTTAAACGCAAAATTAAATTCATTATTCTGGCAAAAAAAGCGGTCCTACGGTCGTTGTCGGTAATTTATATTTTGACGGATAATCGACAGCAACTAAATAAAGCCCTTCTGCTTTTGCAGTTGCCGCCGCTTTGGTTCTATCTTTCAATGCTAAAAGTTCGGCAATCCAGTTAATATCCTGAACACCGCACCCTATCGCCAGCAAACTACCAACAATATTGCGTACCATATGATGAACAAAGGCATTGGCTTTGATATCAACCACAATATAGTCACCATAACGTTTAACATGAACATGCTTTATATTACGCCAAGGCGATTTAGATTGACACTGAATAGCTCTAAATGAAGTAAAATCCTGCTCACCAACCAAGGCCTGAGCTGCAATATGCATTCTTTCAGCATCTAGAGGTGCATGATAGTGAGTAACGCCGGTGGCTAATATCGCTGGTCGATATCGGTGATTAAAAATAATATAACGATATCGACGCGCAGTGGCACTAAAACGAGCATGAAAATCCGGTTCAACGTCTTTACTCCAACGTACGGCGATGTCAGCGGGTAAATGGCTATTAACGCCCATCGTCCAGGCTGAATCTTTACGTATCACAGACGTTTCAAAATGGATCACTTGGCCTGTAGCATGGACACCCGCATCCGTGCGCCCAGCGCAACAGACTTGGATAGATTCATTCGCGACTTTAGTTAGCGCAAACTCCACACAAGCTTGAATACTCTTTACCTGTTGTTGACGCTGCCAACCATAATAATGGCTACCATCATACTCTATGCCTAACGCAATTTTAAACATTGGTAAAGGAGGTTGCTTTTCCAACATTAATAA from Arsenophonus sp. aPb includes these protein-coding regions:
- the accD gene encoding acetyl-CoA carboxylase, carboxyltransferase subunit beta gives rise to the protein MSWIEKILNKSNITQTRKASIPEGVWTKCDSCGQVLYRAELESNLAVCPKCDHHMRISARQRLASFLDEGTTAELGSELEPKDILKFRDSKKYKDRISAAQKATHEKDALIVMKGTLKGMPVIAAAFEFAFMGGSMASVVGARFVRAVEQALEDNCPLVCFSASGGARMQEALMSLMQMAKTSAALAKMQERGLPYISVLTDPTMGGVSASLAMLGDINVAEPKALIGFAGPRVIEQTVREKLPAGFQRSEFLIEKGAIDMIVRRPEMRDKLAEILAMLTHQNVQDASQMDIITLVDDDLEPPYREKPEIDNKSDQK
- the folC gene encoding bifunctional tetrahydrofolate synthase/dihydrofolate synthase, giving the protein MSDPLMIPEATSSLASWLTYLTNQHNKIIDMGLERVGVVARQLDLLQPAPKVVTVAGTNGKGTTCHTLESILIEAGLKVGVYSSPHLLDYTERVRIQGKMLPEEEFCRVFADIESKRGTTTLTYFEYGTLAALQLFKQAKLDVVILEVGLGGRLDATNIVDANIAAITSIALDHIDWLGSDREQIGYQKAGIFRSARYAVVGEPDMPKSINEVAQALGAKLFRCGVDWQFEPQNDHWHWQSHEQDFKQLPLPNVPLANAATALAIIDCLIKEGDAISRAISLQAIHRGLIKAKLPGRFQIISQQPCVILDVAHNPHAAAYLADRLSRLPRQKNTKVYAVVAMLADKDIKSTLSYLAPQVDKWYLASLSEIRGADAAQLAQYVDSPYQFDTVKDAWLQAISQANEQDIVVVCGSFHTVAEVMELQTKEESLSGQ
- a CDS encoding DedA family protein, encoding MEFITFIIDFIIHIDLHLAELVAKYGIWLYAILFLIVFCETGLIVTPFLPGDSLLFVAGALTALESNDLNVHLMVVLIIIAAVIGDAVNYTIGRLFGERLFRNPNSRIFRRIYLEKTHQFYEKHGGKAIILARFIPIIRTFAPFVAGMGKMSYRHFAFYNVAGALLWVLLFTYAGYFFGDLPIVQQNLKLLIVAIILISILPGIIEIWRYRRASIKEKQVVKPKK
- the cvpA gene encoding colicin V production protein, which gives rise to MVWIDYAIIAIIGFSALVSLIRGFVREALSLITWGCAFFVASQFYPYLATYLTRFDDPLIRNGIAIAILFIATLIVGAVVNYVISSLVEKTGLSGTDRVLGVCFGVLRGILIVSAILFFLDTFTPLPKSEDWQRSELIPQFSHIIRWFFDYLKNASSFLPESITPLG
- the dedD gene encoding cell division protein DedD; this translates as MASKFQNRLVGTIVIVAVGVIVLPVLLDGNKKYNETEFAAIPLVPKASDEYEIEPIAPINPKPLVTPSESAAQAMISEAISDSKSKLADSQSVQQQAKPKSVAKVEKPALEPEQSTKSNEKSKAPQGRAYVIQLGVLKNAAKVEEIIARLRLSGYQVYTEPSLPVNGQLTRIFIGPNASREKLQSSLSELKDLTGLQGQIRSYKP
- the truA gene encoding tRNA pseudouridine(38-40) synthase TruA, with protein sequence MLEKQPPLPMFKIALGIEYDGSHYYGWQRQQQVKSIQACVEFALTKVANESIQVCCAGRTDAGVHATGQVIHFETSVIRKDSAWTMGVNSHLPADIAVRWSKDVEPDFHARFSATARRYRYIIFNHRYRPAILATGVTHYHAPLDAERMHIAAQALVGEQDFTSFRAIQCQSKSPWRNIKHVHVKRYGDYIVVDIKANAFVHHMVRNIVGSLLAIGCGVQDINWIAELLALKDRTKAAATAKAEGLYLVAVDYPSKYKLPTTTVGPLFLPE